The sequence below is a genomic window from Halolamina litorea.
GGACGGGGACTCCCTTCAGCTCCCACTCGTTGAACTTGAAGCCGGGGTTGCGCTCGTCCCGGTCGTCGAGTTCGACGCGGACGCCGGCGTCCTCGAGGTCGTCGGCGACGCCCTCGGCGTAGTCGAGCACCTCGTCTTTGGTGTCGGACTGCCAGATGGGGACGATCACGACCTGCTCGGGTGCGACGGTGGGGGGCAGCACGAGCCCCTGCTCGTCGGAGTGGGTCATGATCAGCGCGCCCAGCGAGCGCCACGAGAAGCCCCAGGAGGTCGTGTGGGCGACCCGCTCCTCCTCGTCCTCGTCGGAGTAGGTGATGTCGAACGCCTCCGCGAACGACTGGCCGAGGTGGTGGGAGGTCGCGCCCTGCACGGACTTTCCGTCGGGCATCAGCGCCTCGACGGTCGTCGTCGTGTCGGCGCCGGGGAACTTGTCGTGGTCGGGCTTCTGACCCCGCATCACGGGAATGGCGAGCACGTCCTCGTAGACCTCCTCGTACTGGTCGAGCCGGGTGAGCGTCTCCTCCCACGCGTCCTCGTCGGTCTCGTGGGCGGTGTGGCCCTCCTGCCAGAGGAACTCCTTGGTGCGGAAGAACGGCTTCGTTTCGGTCGCCTCCCAGCGCACGACGGAGGCCCACTGGTTCACGCGCAGGGGGAGGTCACGGTGGCTCCGGACCCACTGGGACATGTAGGGGGCGATGATGGACTCGGAGGTGGGCCGGACCGCGAGGCGCTCCTCCAGTTCCTCGTGACCGCCGTGGGTGACCCACGCGACCTCGGGGTCGAACCCTTCGACGATGTCCTTCTCCCGTTCGAGGTAGGACTCGGGGATGAACAGGGGGAAGTAGGCGTTCTGGACGCCCGTCTCCTTGAACCGCGCGTCGAGTTCACCCTGTACCCGCTCCCAGAGCCCGTAGGCTCGGGGTCGGGCGACGATGAACCCGGACATCCCTTCGGGGCCGTAGTTGGTGAGGCCCGCCTTCTGACAGACTTCGGCGTACCAGTCGCCGGTGGCGTACTCCTTGGACTCGGTGATCCCGAGCGTCTGACTGTCGTCGTCGCTCATACGCCGAGGGAGTGTCGGTCGCGGCTTAAAACGTCCGAAGGGTCGTCCCCGTGGCAGTGGGGCTCGTCGGATCGGTCCGGGCTCGCGACCAGAAGACAGTTCACACAGTTCTCGCTCCACACATGCATGCAGACCCATCTCTCACTGGCGTACGACTACCGGACGCCGACGCCACCCGACCTCGACGACGACATCCGGACGCCCCACGCGCTGGTCGAGACGTTCCTCCGGGAGTACACCGACCCCGGCGACACAGTTTTCGACCCGTTCGCGGGCTACGGCACTACGCTTCGGGTCGCCGAACGACTGGACCGGACACCGTACGGACTGGAGTACGAGACCGACCGTGTCGAGTACATCACCGAGCACGTCGACGCGCCGGCGAACGTCCGGCAGGGCGACGTCCGCGAGTTCGACGGCGACTGGCTCCCGCCGATCGACTGTTGTTTCACGTCGCCGCCGTTCATGGTGCGGGCCGACCACCGCAACCCGTTCCGGAACTACACGGGCGAGAGTAGCTACGACCAGTACCTCGACGACGTCGAGGCGGCGTTCGGCCGGGTCGCCTCGGTGCTCGCGCCGGGCGGCCACGCCGTCGTCGATATTGTCAACATGAAGTACGAGAGGCGGGTGACGCCGCTGGCGTGGGACGTGGCCGACCGCGTCGGGAACGTCCTCGACTTCGAGGGGGAGGTCGTCGTCGCGTGGGAGTCGGTGGCCGGCGACGGTCCCCTCGATGCCGACCGCGATGCCAGCGTGGCCGACCCCACCGGCGGCGTCTACGGCTACGGCTACGACCACTCGTACTGTCTGGTGTTCAGGAACCCCGAGAACTGAGCTGCCCCGACCCAGCAGCGCCGCTCAGTTGTCGCGAACGTCGACACCGAACGTCACGTCGACATCCGCCGGCTCCCCATCGCTGTAGACGAACCGCCCGCGGAACGTCCCGCCGTCGAGGACGACGGGCAGCCACTCGCGGTCGGTCTGCCACATCTCCGAGAGGGGAAGATCGTCGACGGGGAACCACGCGGGGTCGGCCTCCTCGGTCTCCTCCGGCGTGCCCGCGTACTCGGTCGCGCGGAACACGTGAACGACGGCGTCCCAGTCGTCAGAGCGGTAGACGAAGACGCCGGCCTTCTCGGGGTCGAGCACGTCGATACCGACTTCCTCGCGCACCTCGCGGACCACACACTGTCGGGGCGTCTCGCCCGGTTCGACTTTGCCGCCGGGGCCGACCCACTGTCCACTCCCGACGCCGCGTTTCTTCCGGATGAGCAGCGTCTCGTCGTGGGCCGGCCGACCGTCCTCGCCGCTCGGCTGATCGTCGTCGTCCCCGTCGACGAGGTGACACAGCGTCGCTGCGGGCAGTTCGTCGGCGTCGTCATCGAGCACGAGGGGCCCTTCGTCGGGGGGCGAAAAAGCGTGTCGCCGGCAGAGCCCCGTAGGTTTGGGAAGGCTTTTACCACCGCGCGGGGATACCTCCGGGTAAGCGGGTTCTCGCCGTACTTTCCCGCACGGCAACACCGGAGAGAATCACCGCCACTCTCGCGTCGGGTAACGCTGCCGACGCGAGCGTCTTCGACACATGAGTCAAGTAGATACGCAACTCGAGGAGTTGAAACGTGAGATCGAGGCAGAGATCCCCAGTACGATCTCGATTACCGACGTGAAGTACGAGGGCCCGGAGCTCGTGGTCTACACCCGGGACCCGAAGGAGTTCGCCGGCGACGGCAACCTGGTGCGACAGCTCGCGTCGAAGCTGCGAAAGCGCATCACCGTCCGCCCGGACCCGCAGGTACTCTCACGGCCCCGCGAAGCCCGTGAGAAGGTCATGGAGGTCATCCCGGAGGACGCCGGCGTCTCCGATCTTGACTTCCACGAGGACACCGGCGAGGTCGTCATCGAGGCCCAGAAGCCCGGCATGGTCATCGGCCGCCACGGCTCCACGCTCCGGGAGATCACCCGGGAAGTGGGCTGGACCCCCGAGGTCGTCCGCACGCCGCCGATCGAGTCCTCGACGGTCTCGAACGTCCGGAACTTCCTCAAACAGGAACGGCAGGAGCGCCGCGAGATCCTCGAACGGGTCGGCCGACAGATCCACCGCGAGGAGATGCAGGACGAGCAGTGGGTCCGCATCACCACGCTCGGCTGCTGTCGCGAGGTCGGCCGCGCGGCGTTCATCGTCAACACCGCGGAGACGCGCGTGCTGGTCGACTGCGGCGACAAGCCCGGCGCCGAGGGCGAGGTGCCGTACCTCCAGATCCCCGAGGCGCTGGGCGCCGGCGCCCAGAACCTCGACGCGGTCGTACTGACCCACGCCCACCTCGACCACTCCGCGCTGATCCCGCTCCTGTTCAAGTACGGCTACGACGGCCCCATCTACTGCACCGAGCCGACCCGTGACCTGATGGGCCTGCTGACGCTCGACTACCTCGACGTGGCGTCGAAGGAGGGTCGCACGCCGCCCTACGAGTCCGCACAGGTGCGCGAGGCAATCAAGCACTGCATCCCGCTCGAGTACGGCGACGTGACCGACATCGCGCCCGACCTCAAGCTCACCTTCCACAACGCGGGCCACATCCTCGGCTCGGCGGTGAGTCACTTCCACGTCGGCGACGGGCTCTACAACGTCTGTTTCTCGGGGGACATCCACTACGAGGACACCCGGCTGTTCAACGGCGCCGTCAACGACTTCCCCAGAGTGGAGGCGCTCGTGATGGAGTCGACCTACGGCGGGCGCAACGACTACCAGACCGACCAGGAGGACTCGGAGCGAAAGCTCATCGAAGCGATCAACGAGGTCCACGACAAGGGGGGGAAGGTGCTGATCCCCGCCTTCGCCGTGGGTCGGTCACAGGAGATCATGCTGGTCATCGAGGAGGCGATGCGGACCGGCAAGATTCCGGAGATGCCCGTCCACCTCGACGGGATGATCTGGGAGGCGACGGCGATCCACACGACCTACCCCGAGTACCTGCGTGACGACCTGCAGGACCGGATCTTCCACGAGGACGAGAACCCGTTCCTCGCCGACCAGTTCAACCACATCGACGGCGGCGAGGAGGAGCGACAGGAGGTCGCCGACGAGGGGCCGGCGATCATCCTCTCGACCTCCGGGATGGTCACCGGCGGCCCGATCATGTCGTGGCTGCGCCACCTCGGCAGCGACCCCGACTCGACGCTCACCTTCGTCGGCTACCAGGCACAGGGGACGCTCGGTCGCCGTATCCAGAACGGTTGGGACGAGATCCCGGTGTCTGACTTCGGCTCGGACCGCTCGGGCCGCGGGTCGACGCTCACCCTGGAGATGGACGTGAACACCGTCGACGGCTTCTCCGGCCACGCCGACCGTGAGGGCCTGATGAACTTCGTCCGGAACATGAGCCCGCGCCCGGAGAAGGTGCTCTGTGTCCACGGCGACGAGAGTTCGGTGCAGGACTTCTCCTCGGCGCTCTACCACGAGTTCAACATGCGCACGTTCGCGCCGAAGAACCTCGAAACGTTCCGCTTCAAGTGAACCGTTTTTGCGGGGGCATGTCCTCGGCGGCGTAACCGCCGCCTGCGGCCAGACCCCCGCAAAACCCGTTCATGCAAAATCGCTCGTCCTGCGGACTTTCTCGCGCCGAAGAACCTCGAACCGTTCCGCTTCAAGTAGCGGCGACCTTCCCTCTCAGTCGTCCGCGACGACGTCGGCCGGGTCCACGACCTCGCCCGACAGTTCGTCGATGCCGACTTGGTCGCAGTACTCCACCAGCGGGCACGCCTCCGGGCCGTCGAGGCAGGCCGGCTTCCGGGCGGTACAGTACTCCCGGCCGAACTGGATCATCGCCGTGTGGCCGAAGCCGCACTTCTCCGGTGGTACCGCCGCCTCAATCGCTTCCCGTACCTCTTCGTGGTCGGCGTCCGCGGGCGCGAGCCCCATCCGGCGCGCGATGCGGTGGACGTGGGTGTCGACGGGGAAGACGCCGTTGCGGCCGCCCGCGAACAGCAGCACGCAGTCGGCGGTCTTCGGGCCGACGCCCTTCATCTCCAGCAGGGTGTTCCGAACCTCATCGGGCGCTTCGGACTTCACGAAGCGGTCGAAGGCGTCTGCACTACCGTACTCGTCGACGACGCGCCCGGCGAGGCGGATGATCGTCTCGGACTTCTGGTTGTAGAGGCCGGCCGAGGAGATCGTCTCGGCCAGTTCGTCCTGCTCGGCGGCGGCGAGCGACTCCGCGAGGTCAGCGCCCTCTCCATACCGCGCCATCAGGCTGTCGTGGGCCGGCTGGCTCGCCTTGTCGCTCGTGTTCTGGCTCAGGATCGTCCGCACGAGACACTCGAAGGCGGCCTGTCCGCCGTAGGCCTTCTGCCAGTACATCTCGCCGAGTTCGTCGACGACGGCCTCCGCGCGAGTCGCGGGCGCGCCGTCGTCGGTGTCGGCGTCGCCCTCCGTGGGCCGCGGGTCATCGACCTCGCCCTCGATGTGCTCGCCGCCCCCGCCCGGGCCGCCGCTGATGTTCTCCGCCGGCTCGTCGGGTCGCTCGTCGACGCCGTCGGTCATGCTCGTACGTTCGGCGGCTTCGCGCAAAAGGTGTCCGGCAGCGGCGGTCGGCAGTCAGTTCTCCCCCGGCTCGACGCGGAGCGTGAGCCTCAGCTCCGCCCCCTCGTCGAGTGCGTCGATCAGGTCGCGGTCCAGATCGGCGGCGGCGCCGTCGGCGCCGACGAAGACGGTCCGGTCGTCAACGTACTCGCTCGTCCGACCGACGAGGCTTCGGTCGCCCTCGAAGGTGAGTTCCGGGTCACCGCGGGCAGTGAGGGTGTCAGTGAGCGTTCCGTCGTCGGTCTCGACGGCGAACTCGGCGGTTATCGTCGCCGACTCGGACTGACAGGCTGCGACGAACTCGTCGTCGAACTCGGCGGGCGTGGTGTCGGCCTCGATACCGACGATGCAGTCCCCGGCGGGGGTGAGCCAGTCGTCGCTGGTGAGTTCGACCGTGCTCGCGTGCTCGCCGCTGACGTGTTCGTGACCGCGTGCCCGAACCCGCTCGATACGGGCGGCGGCGCCGTCGTCCGTCGTCTCCGTCTCGCTCATACCGCCGAGTCGGCGACGACGAGGCAAGTGCCTGCCGGACCGGAACGACCATCGGGGCAGGTGTGTGGGTGCTTGACGGGCGGTAGCGGCCGTGTGAGGCAATTACACCCTGAGCTCACCGAAGAATTTAACTACGCCAAAAGCATACGTTCGTTCACCAGAACGCCTCCGGCGCTGGTGGCACCGCACGCAGAATGATCGGGAAATCTTATTCACGTTCCGTCGCGGTTCCGCGAGCGTCCGCTGCGTCCGGAGGGCGGATGGTACAGAGGTTTGATTAGCATGGTAACGAAAGAGGACGTACTCCAGAAGTACGACGTGGCAGCACTGAAAGACGAAGACAACGTTGATCTCCCCGACGAGAAGCTGGAAAGCGGTTCGAAGGGCGAGCTGATCAAGCTCGCCGGCCAGCTTCGGGATCGGCGAAACGACCTGAACCAGCTCGCATCCGAGCGAGCCTCCAAGCGTGACGACCTGAACGCGAAGACCCGCGAGAAGGTCGACGAGGCTCAGGAGCACCGCGAGAAGCGCGACGAGCTCAACGAGCAGGTCCAGGAGCACAAGGAGAAGCGAAACGAGCTCAACGCCGAGGCGAACGAGCTGTTCGACGAGGTCGAGGATATGAAGGAGGACCTCGAACTCGACGACGGCAAGGACGCCGAGCAGCTCCGTGAGGAGATCGAGGACCTCGAGTTCCGCCAGCAGACCGAGGTGCTCTCCGCGGAGGACGAGCGCGAACTCATCGAGGAGATCGAGGAGAAGCGCGAGCAGCTCGCCGAGCGCGAGGAGAAGGTCGACCAGAGCGGCGAGCTCGAGGAGACCGTCGAGGAGGCCGAGGAAGTCCGCTCCGAGGCGAGCCAGCACCACCAGAAGGTGACTGAGCTGGCCGACAAGGCCCAGGAGCACCACAACGAGATGATCGAGGCCTACCGGGAGGCCGACGAGATCCGTGACGAGGCCGACGAGATGCACGAGCTGTTCGTCGAGGCCCAGGAGGCGGCCGACCGCCACCACGAGGACTTCGTCCGCGTCCAGAAGCGCCTGCGCGAACTGGACAAGGAAGAAGAGGAAGAGCGCAAGGACGAGCGCGAGCAGAAGATGGAAGAGGAGAAGGAGGAAGCCGAGGAGATCTACCAGAAGTTCAAGGAAGGCGAGACCCTCGACACCGAGGACCTGATGAAGCTGCAGAAGACCGGCCTGCTGTAAGCTTCGGGAACACGTTTTCGTTTTTCGACTGTACCGCGATCGGGTAGCCTCGGCGTCGTCGGTGCCGCCGGCGCCGTTCGCGCCGCCGCGTTCGGGAAACTCGGCAACTATTTTTTGTACCACGGCGCCGCAGTACCGGCCATGTCTGACACGACCGACCAGTTCGGGCGGCTGTTCGTCGTCGTCGCGGGGACGCTCCTCGCGCTCGCCGCCGGCTGGCTGCTGTTCGTCGAGTATGCGGGTGACCTCGCGGACATCCTCGGCATCCTCCTCGCGCTCACGCTCGGCGGTATCGCCCTCAGGATCGCGGCCGGGATCGCCGAGAGCCAGTTCCCGAGCTACAACGTCGCGGAAGTCGGAGTCGAGGGGCCGATCACCCGTGACGGCGGCGGGAGCCGACCGATTCCGACGGGTCCGGTCGGCGCGACCGCCGACGAGATCGCCGACCAGATCGACGCGGCCGACGACGACCCCGCCGTCGACGCGCTGTTGGTCAAACTCAACACGCCCGGCGGCGAGATCGTCCCCAGCGAGGACATCCGCAACGCCGCGGCCGACTTCGACGGCCCGACCGTCGCCTACGCGACCGACGTCTGTGCGAGCGGTGGCTACTGGATCGCCGCCGGCTGCGACGAGATATGGGCCCGCGAGCCCTCGCTGGTGGGCTCGATCGGCGTGATCGGCTCCCGGCCCAACCTCGCCGGCCTCGCCGACCGGCTCGGGGTCAGCTACGAGCAGTTCACCGCCGGCGAGTACAAGGACGCCGGCACGCCGCTGAAAGAGATCGAGGAGCACGAACGCCAGTACCTCCAGGACATGATCGACGAGAGCTACGACCAGTTCGTCGAACGCGTCGCCGAGGGCCGCGGGCTAGCCGAGGAAGCGATCCGTGACACCGAGGCTCGGGTCTACCACGGCGAGGCCGCGCTCGAACTGGGGCTGGTCGACGAGATCGGCACCCGTGAGGACGTAACCGATCGGGTCGAGGAACGACTCGGCGAAGAAGTCTCCGTCCGGGAGTTCTCCCCCCATCGCGGCCCGCTCGCTCGGGTCGGCATGGGTGCGCGATCACTGGCCTACGCGTTCGGCGCCGGCCTCGCCAGCCGCGTCGACGCCGACGGGCTGGGGTTCGATCTGCGGACGTGAGCGCTCACGTCTGGGAACCGAGCGTGAGAGCGACCCGAAGCTTAACGTCGCGGCGCCCGTCCCCTCCCCTGTGACCACGCTGGTCCTCTGTGTTGACCGCTCCAACGACGTCGGCGCCAAGTCGGGCGCGTCCATGCCCGTCGCCGGCTGGGAGGCGGTCCGCTCGCTCGTCACCGACGTGGGGTTGGCAGACCCCGAGGATGCGAGCGTCAACTGCCTGCTCGAAGCCCTCCGCGTCGCGCGCGACCTCACCGATAGCGGCGACGACGCCACCGTCGCGGTCGTCTCGGGCGGCGGCGAGTCCCGGGTCGGTGCTGACCGCGCCATCGCCCAGCAGATCGACGACCTCATCGAACGCTACGACCCGGAGTCGGCCATCGTCGTCGTCGACAGCGCCGAGGACGAACGGGTCGTCCCGATCGTCGAGTCCCGCGTCGGCGTCGACGGCGTCGACCGCGTCGTCGTCCGGCAGGCCCGCGACATCGAGTCCACCTACTACCTGCTCAAACAGTTCCTCGGCGACGAGGAGATGCGCCAGACCGTCCTCGTACCGCTCGGAGTCGCGCTGCTCGTGCTGCCGGCGCTCGCCATCCAGTTCTCGACGCAGGTGGCGATGGCGGGGTTGGCCTCGCTGTTGGGTGCCGTCTTACTGTACAAGGGGTTGGCCATCGACGACCGACTCGAGAACACGCCCGAACAGGTTCGTGAAGCCCTCTACTCCGGGCAGGTGTCGGTCGTCACCTACGCCGTCGCCGTCGGGCTCGCACTCGTCGGTGCGTTCCTCGGCGGGCTCTCGGCAACCGACGCCGCCAGTGAACCGGCGCTGATCCGCGTCGCCTTCTTCGCCTACGACGCGGTTCCGTGGCTCGCGCTCGCGGCGTTGACGGCGTCCGCCGGTCGGCTGGTCGACGAGCGCATCCGCGACGAACGACTCACCTCGCCGGTGTTGAACCTCCCGTTCGGCGTCGTCGCCGTCGGG
It includes:
- the proS gene encoding proline--tRNA ligase gives rise to the protein MSDDDSQTLGITESKEYATGDWYAEVCQKAGLTNYGPEGMSGFIVARPRAYGLWERVQGELDARFKETGVQNAYFPLFIPESYLEREKDIVEGFDPEVAWVTHGGHEELEERLAVRPTSESIIAPYMSQWVRSHRDLPLRVNQWASVVRWEATETKPFFRTKEFLWQEGHTAHETDEDAWEETLTRLDQYEEVYEDVLAIPVMRGQKPDHDKFPGADTTTTVEALMPDGKSVQGATSHHLGQSFAEAFDITYSDEDEEERVAHTTSWGFSWRSLGALIMTHSDEQGLVLPPTVAPEQVVIVPIWQSDTKDEVLDYAEGVADDLEDAGVRVELDDRDERNPGFKFNEWELKGVPVRFEIGPHEVEDGEITAVHRPDGEEVTLDREGVADAVQEELDTVYAKLFATAEENIEENVRDADDRAGILGTLGQHGGYVRTPWCGDEACEEAIGDQMAAEIVMVPFPEDEEKHHEAVLAGGAECAVCGDGADETAYFAKSY
- a CDS encoding DNA methyltransferase, with product MQTHLSLAYDYRTPTPPDLDDDIRTPHALVETFLREYTDPGDTVFDPFAGYGTTLRVAERLDRTPYGLEYETDRVEYITEHVDAPANVRQGDVREFDGDWLPPIDCCFTSPPFMVRADHRNPFRNYTGESSYDQYLDDVEAAFGRVASVLAPGGHAVVDIVNMKYERRVTPLAWDVADRVGNVLDFEGEVVVAWESVAGDGPLDADRDASVADPTGGVYGYGYDHSYCLVFRNPEN
- a CDS encoding 8-oxo-dGTP diphosphatase, encoding MLDDDADELPAATLCHLVDGDDDDQPSGEDGRPAHDETLLIRKKRGVGSGQWVGPGGKVEPGETPRQCVVREVREEVGIDVLDPEKAGVFVYRSDDWDAVVHVFRATEYAGTPEETEEADPAWFPVDDLPLSEMWQTDREWLPVVLDGGTFRGRFVYSDGEPADVDVTFGVDVRDN
- a CDS encoding beta-CASP ribonuclease aCPSF1 translates to MSQVDTQLEELKREIEAEIPSTISITDVKYEGPELVVYTRDPKEFAGDGNLVRQLASKLRKRITVRPDPQVLSRPREAREKVMEVIPEDAGVSDLDFHEDTGEVVIEAQKPGMVIGRHGSTLREITREVGWTPEVVRTPPIESSTVSNVRNFLKQERQERREILERVGRQIHREEMQDEQWVRITTLGCCREVGRAAFIVNTAETRVLVDCGDKPGAEGEVPYLQIPEALGAGAQNLDAVVLTHAHLDHSALIPLLFKYGYDGPIYCTEPTRDLMGLLTLDYLDVASKEGRTPPYESAQVREAIKHCIPLEYGDVTDIAPDLKLTFHNAGHILGSAVSHFHVGDGLYNVCFSGDIHYEDTRLFNGAVNDFPRVEALVMESTYGGRNDYQTDQEDSERKLIEAINEVHDKGGKVLIPAFAVGRSQEIMLVIEEAMRTGKIPEMPVHLDGMIWEATAIHTTYPEYLRDDLQDRIFHEDENPFLADQFNHIDGGEEERQEVADEGPAIILSTSGMVTGGPIMSWLRHLGSDPDSTLTFVGYQAQGTLGRRIQNGWDEIPVSDFGSDRSGRGSTLTLEMDVNTVDGFSGHADREGLMNFVRNMSPRPEKVLCVHGDESSVQDFSSALYHEFNMRTFAPKNLETFRFK
- a CDS encoding endonuclease III domain-containing protein, with product MTDGVDERPDEPAENISGGPGGGGEHIEGEVDDPRPTEGDADTDDGAPATRAEAVVDELGEMYWQKAYGGQAAFECLVRTILSQNTSDKASQPAHDSLMARYGEGADLAESLAAAEQDELAETISSAGLYNQKSETIIRLAGRVVDEYGSADAFDRFVKSEAPDEVRNTLLEMKGVGPKTADCVLLFAGGRNGVFPVDTHVHRIARRMGLAPADADHEEVREAIEAAVPPEKCGFGHTAMIQFGREYCTARKPACLDGPEACPLVEYCDQVGIDELSGEVVDPADVVADD
- a CDS encoding DUF371 domain-containing protein; translation: MSETETTDDGAAARIERVRARGHEHVSGEHASTVELTSDDWLTPAGDCIVGIEADTTPAEFDDEFVAACQSESATITAEFAVETDDGTLTDTLTARGDPELTFEGDRSLVGRTSEYVDDRTVFVGADGAAADLDRDLIDALDEGAELRLTLRVEPGEN
- a CDS encoding coiled-coil protein; translation: MVTKEDVLQKYDVAALKDEDNVDLPDEKLESGSKGELIKLAGQLRDRRNDLNQLASERASKRDDLNAKTREKVDEAQEHREKRDELNEQVQEHKEKRNELNAEANELFDEVEDMKEDLELDDGKDAEQLREEIEDLEFRQQTEVLSAEDERELIEEIEEKREQLAEREEKVDQSGELEETVEEAEEVRSEASQHHQKVTELADKAQEHHNEMIEAYREADEIRDEADEMHELFVEAQEAADRHHEDFVRVQKRLRELDKEEEEERKDEREQKMEEEKEEAEEIYQKFKEGETLDTEDLMKLQKTGLL
- the sppA gene encoding signal peptide peptidase SppA, encoding MSDTTDQFGRLFVVVAGTLLALAAGWLLFVEYAGDLADILGILLALTLGGIALRIAAGIAESQFPSYNVAEVGVEGPITRDGGGSRPIPTGPVGATADEIADQIDAADDDPAVDALLVKLNTPGGEIVPSEDIRNAAADFDGPTVAYATDVCASGGYWIAAGCDEIWAREPSLVGSIGVIGSRPNLAGLADRLGVSYEQFTAGEYKDAGTPLKEIEEHERQYLQDMIDESYDQFVERVAEGRGLAEEAIRDTEARVYHGEAALELGLVDEIGTREDVTDRVEERLGEEVSVREFSPHRGPLARVGMGARSLAYAFGAGLASRVDADGLGFDLRT
- a CDS encoding DUF373 family protein — translated: MTTLVLCVDRSNDVGAKSGASMPVAGWEAVRSLVTDVGLADPEDASVNCLLEALRVARDLTDSGDDATVAVVSGGGESRVGADRAIAQQIDDLIERYDPESAIVVVDSAEDERVVPIVESRVGVDGVDRVVVRQARDIESTYYLLKQFLGDEEMRQTVLVPLGVALLVLPALAIQFSTQVAMAGLASLLGAVLLYKGLAIDDRLENTPEQVREALYSGQVSVVTYAVAVGLALVGAFLGGLSATDAASEPALIRVAFFAYDAVPWLALAALTASAGRLVDERIRDERLTSPVLNLPFGVVAVGLVVRGFTGYFLERQAGVDHLRLALSGTEITFQPGQRLLGFIVAGVVVSLIGVRVAARVTEDVEEADGIEADAEPEQS